A genome region from Nocardiopsis exhalans includes the following:
- a CDS encoding aldehyde dehydrogenase family protein, with amino-acid sequence MSTHPFWLAGTAATGDTEMTVRNPYTGEVAGVVSVPTEAQVEAAVAAADAVAAQAAALPAHVRAGALDHISRRIGERAEEIAQTITAESGKPIKWARAEAGRAVSVFRWAAEEARRDSGELQRLDTDPGGTGRMAMVRRVPKGPVLGISPFNFPLNLVAHKVAPAIAVGTPVILKPAPATPITALILGEILAETDLPAGMFSVLPMPNELAAPLITDERLPVISFTGGPFGWEIQRRAPHKHVTLELGGNAAAVVLDDADLDWAAQRVALFGNNQAGQVCIGVQRVVVTESVYEEFLPRLVNQVEALGTGDPADPKTDVGPLVDEAAAERVSSWIDEAVAAGARLLTGGLRDGVTVAPTVLADVPADAKVVREEVFGPVLVIQRVADTDAAFAAVNDSDFGLQAGIFTRDLPTAFRAHRELEVGGVVIGDVPTFRADQMPYGGVKRSGVGKEGLRAAMTDLTHERVLVLTGIDL; translated from the coding sequence ATGAGCACGCACCCGTTCTGGCTGGCCGGAACCGCCGCGACCGGCGACACCGAGATGACCGTCCGCAACCCCTACACCGGCGAGGTGGCGGGCGTCGTCTCCGTGCCCACCGAGGCCCAGGTGGAGGCCGCCGTCGCCGCCGCGGACGCGGTGGCCGCCCAGGCCGCCGCCCTGCCCGCGCACGTACGCGCCGGGGCCCTCGACCACATCTCCCGGCGCATCGGCGAGCGCGCTGAGGAGATCGCCCAGACCATCACCGCCGAGAGCGGCAAGCCGATCAAGTGGGCCCGCGCCGAGGCCGGGCGCGCGGTCTCGGTGTTCCGCTGGGCCGCAGAGGAGGCCCGCCGGGACAGCGGCGAGCTCCAGCGCCTGGACACCGACCCGGGCGGTACCGGGCGGATGGCCATGGTCCGCCGGGTCCCCAAGGGTCCGGTCCTGGGCATCTCCCCGTTCAACTTCCCGCTCAACCTGGTCGCCCACAAGGTGGCCCCGGCCATCGCGGTGGGCACCCCGGTGATCCTCAAGCCCGCCCCGGCCACTCCGATCACCGCCCTGATCCTCGGTGAGATCCTCGCCGAGACCGACCTGCCCGCAGGCATGTTCTCGGTGCTGCCCATGCCCAACGAGCTGGCTGCCCCGCTGATCACCGACGAGCGCCTGCCCGTCATCTCCTTCACCGGCGGCCCCTTCGGCTGGGAGATCCAGCGGCGCGCCCCGCACAAGCACGTCACCCTGGAGCTCGGCGGCAACGCCGCGGCCGTGGTGCTCGACGACGCCGACCTCGACTGGGCCGCCCAGCGGGTCGCGCTGTTCGGCAACAACCAGGCCGGTCAGGTGTGCATCGGCGTGCAGCGGGTCGTGGTCACCGAGTCCGTCTACGAGGAGTTCCTGCCGCGCCTGGTCAACCAGGTCGAGGCCCTCGGCACCGGGGACCCGGCCGACCCGAAGACCGACGTCGGTCCGCTGGTCGACGAGGCCGCCGCCGAGCGGGTGTCCTCCTGGATCGACGAGGCGGTCGCCGCGGGGGCGCGACTGCTCACCGGTGGCCTCCGTGACGGCGTCACCGTCGCGCCGACCGTCCTGGCGGACGTGCCCGCCGACGCCAAGGTGGTGCGCGAGGAGGTGTTCGGCCCCGTGCTGGTCATCCAGCGGGTCGCCGACACCGACGCCGCCTTCGCCGCGGTCAACGACAGCGATTTCGGCCTGCAGGCCGGGATCTTCACCCGTGACCTGCCCACCGCCTTCCGGGCCCACCGCGAGCTGGAGGTGGGCGGCGTGGTCATCGGCGACGTGCCCACCTTCCGCGCCGACCAGATGCCCTACGGCGGCGTCAAGCGTTCGGGTGTGGGCAAGGAGGGCCTGCGCGCCGCGATGACCGACCTCACCCACGAGCGGGTCCTCGTCCTCACCGGCATCGACCTCTAG
- a CDS encoding HD domain-containing protein, with protein sequence MTIPTDEQIRALHERHAPTAEAFDRVYTHCRIVCEVAEQLLDRAAPGVNADLVRAGCLLHDIGVYRLYGPDGQLDGSRYVSHGVLGHELLAGEGLPETLCRFCSHHTGVGVTSEDVRSQGLPIPVADYLAESPEEELVMYADKFHSKSQPPVFLTAAFFAAKVRRFGSDKELRFKELVDRYGEPDLAALSDAYGHEMV encoded by the coding sequence CTGACTATCCCCACCGACGAACAGATCCGGGCCCTCCACGAGCGCCACGCGCCCACCGCCGAGGCCTTCGACCGCGTGTACACCCACTGCCGCATCGTGTGCGAGGTGGCCGAACAGCTCCTGGACCGCGCCGCCCCCGGCGTGAACGCCGACCTCGTGCGCGCGGGCTGCCTCCTCCACGACATCGGCGTCTACCGGCTGTACGGTCCCGACGGTCAGCTCGACGGCTCCCGCTACGTCAGCCACGGGGTGCTCGGGCACGAGCTCCTGGCCGGGGAAGGGCTGCCCGAGACCCTGTGCCGCTTCTGCTCCCACCACACCGGTGTGGGTGTGACCAGCGAGGACGTGCGCTCGCAGGGGCTGCCCATTCCGGTGGCCGACTACCTCGCCGAGTCACCCGAGGAGGAACTGGTCATGTACGCGGACAAGTTCCACAGCAAGAGCCAGCCGCCGGTCTTCCTCACCGCAGCCTTCTTCGCGGCCAAGGTGCGGCGCTTCGGCTCGGACAAGGAGCTCCGGTTCAAGGAGCTGGTCGACCGGTACGGCGAGCCGGATCTGGCCGCCCTGTCCGACGCCTACGGCCACGAGATGGTCTGA
- a CDS encoding 3-methyladenine DNA glycosylase yields MTGTSTEAVVGLTRTLAETEWRERAERHALRVDALVGDHLRRRSAGERHPVEDFLFTYYNLKPSQLRRWHPGAGAVLLGEGARERLSERFYTELSGGVGLDVPAFLTARPVLDFVERLLSSVAERPAHLGCFGLHEWAMAYRTEEVRHGQVPLRLGHEGTDRVVESHRIQCSHFDAFRFFTEPARPLNTLQPTRERQAELDQPGCLHANMDLYKWAYKLTPAVPSELVADCFGLSKEIRVLDMRASPYDLRDWGYEPVRIETAEGKAAYMEYQRDFAERGAVLRERVLAVCRELRAAA; encoded by the coding sequence GTGACGGGAACGAGTACCGAGGCCGTAGTGGGCCTGACGCGGACACTGGCGGAGACGGAGTGGCGCGAGCGCGCCGAGCGGCACGCGCTGCGCGTGGACGCGTTGGTCGGCGACCACCTGCGGCGCAGGAGCGCGGGCGAGCGTCATCCGGTCGAGGACTTCCTGTTCACCTACTACAACCTCAAACCCTCGCAGCTGCGGCGCTGGCACCCGGGCGCGGGTGCGGTGCTGCTGGGCGAGGGCGCGCGCGAGCGGCTCTCGGAGCGTTTCTACACCGAGCTGTCCGGCGGGGTGGGGCTGGACGTGCCCGCGTTCCTGACCGCACGGCCGGTACTGGACTTCGTGGAACGGCTGCTGTCGTCGGTGGCCGAGCGCCCCGCGCACCTGGGCTGTTTCGGGCTGCACGAGTGGGCGATGGCCTACCGGACCGAGGAGGTCCGGCACGGCCAGGTCCCGCTGCGGCTGGGCCACGAGGGCACCGACCGGGTGGTGGAGTCGCACCGCATCCAGTGCTCCCACTTCGACGCGTTCCGGTTCTTCACCGAGCCCGCGCGCCCGCTCAACACCCTCCAGCCCACCCGGGAGCGGCAGGCGGAGCTGGACCAGCCGGGCTGTCTGCACGCCAACATGGACCTGTACAAGTGGGCGTACAAGCTCACCCCGGCGGTGCCGTCGGAGCTGGTGGCGGACTGCTTCGGGCTCTCCAAGGAGATCCGGGTCCTGGACATGCGCGCCTCGCCCTACGACCTGCGGGACTGGGGGTACGAGCCGGTGCGGATCGAGACGGCCGAGGGCAAGGCGGCGTACATGGAGTACCAGCGCGACTTCGCCGAACGCGGCGCCGTGCTGCGCGAGCGGGTCCTGGCGGTCTGCCGGGAGCTGCGCGCGGCTGCCTGA
- a CDS encoding SdpI family protein has translation MNPLAENADQMMPPVPFVILMVTVVLMAGVLVLMGVLGAQRRIKPNEFFGIRTAYTRSGEFAWYTVHEVSARWSIVAGLVCLPSLVLLPIATTPNGQIAALLVPMGISVTLLVLGSWRAHKVTRERQAREAGRADLP, from the coding sequence GTGAACCCGCTGGCCGAGAACGCCGACCAGATGATGCCCCCTGTTCCGTTCGTCATCCTCATGGTGACCGTGGTGCTCATGGCGGGGGTCCTGGTGCTCATGGGGGTGCTGGGAGCCCAGCGGCGGATCAAACCGAACGAGTTCTTCGGGATCCGGACCGCCTACACCCGCTCCGGCGAGTTCGCCTGGTACACCGTGCACGAGGTCTCGGCGCGCTGGTCGATCGTGGCCGGGCTGGTCTGCCTGCCCTCGCTGGTCCTGCTCCCGATCGCGACCACCCCGAACGGGCAGATCGCCGCCCTGCTCGTGCCCATGGGGATCAGCGTCACCCTGCTGGTCCTCGGCTCCTGGCGGGCGCACAAGGTCACCCGGGAGCGCCAGGCCCGGGAGGCGGGTCGCGCCGACCTGCCCTGA
- a CDS encoding thiol-disulfide oxidoreductase DCC family protein: protein MEDTAGVSERSEAGLFLYDRDCGFCQRAVGFARERLRTRTAFAAWQDVDLDALGLTPEQTDERAWVVYPDGRRLAGGDAVAGVLLAAGFPAGVLGRLMLLPGARLLSRAAYRVVAANRYLLPGGTAACALPSSPPRNPK from the coding sequence ATGGAAGACACAGCGGGTGTGAGCGAACGGTCCGAGGCCGGGCTGTTCCTGTACGACCGGGACTGCGGGTTCTGCCAGCGGGCGGTCGGCTTCGCCCGTGAGCGCCTGCGCACACGGACCGCCTTCGCGGCCTGGCAGGACGTCGACCTCGACGCCCTGGGGCTGACCCCCGAGCAGACCGATGAGCGGGCCTGGGTCGTCTACCCGGACGGACGGCGCTTGGCCGGGGGAGACGCGGTCGCCGGGGTCCTTCTGGCCGCCGGGTTCCCCGCGGGGGTCCTGGGCCGCCTGATGCTCCTGCCCGGAGCGCGTCTGCTCAGCCGCGCCGCCTACCGGGTCGTGGCCGCCAACCGGTACCTGCTGCCCGGCGGCACCGCCGCCTGTGCCCTCCCCTCCAGCCCGCCCCGGAACCCGAAGTAG
- a CDS encoding sensor histidine kinase, producing MPDLPQRSLVDLLDPRGPRPRLVLHLVFGAVVLGFVLVRGLNALAEGRLVPAQYVYPDPVFLLMLGALLPLFALWPLTAWERGAPAHRRAATVGFLACSALLMPVTVEFGFFGLIAVAIALAVCAFGPLGGLAMALLFALVNMGMGLAAPGFATGHALFNGALLLVYGLGVVAAVLTLIGAVRQSQRTRGLLAELAQAHDQLRAHAARDRERAIADERARMAREMHDSTGHHLSAVHLCLANAERAVAALPEDLPRDLLDDLREDIGQARRLTKETLADTRRWVRALKPIALAERSGPAALRSLTDSFGELGVATSFTSSGEWPEDLDGEAELVAFRCVQEALTNALRHSGASRIEVAVHAGAERLDLIVADDGRGPGEGAPGFGLTALRERLAGLNGALETGARPGGGFELRARLPIMTNDQARELEAV from the coding sequence ATGCCCGACCTCCCTCAGCGATCGCTGGTCGACCTCCTGGACCCGCGCGGCCCCCGCCCCCGCCTCGTCCTCCACCTCGTGTTCGGCGCCGTTGTGCTCGGCTTCGTCCTGGTGCGCGGCCTCAACGCCCTGGCCGAGGGGCGGTTGGTCCCGGCTCAGTACGTGTACCCCGACCCCGTCTTCCTCCTCATGCTGGGCGCGCTGCTGCCCCTGTTCGCACTGTGGCCCCTCACCGCCTGGGAACGCGGCGCCCCGGCCCACCGCCGGGCCGCCACCGTGGGTTTCCTCGCCTGTAGCGCCCTGCTCATGCCGGTCACGGTGGAGTTCGGCTTCTTCGGTCTGATCGCCGTCGCGATCGCCCTCGCCGTGTGCGCCTTCGGGCCGCTCGGCGGACTGGCCATGGCACTGCTGTTCGCACTGGTCAACATGGGGATGGGCCTGGCCGCTCCCGGGTTCGCCACCGGCCACGCGCTGTTCAACGGGGCTCTCCTGCTGGTCTACGGGCTCGGGGTGGTCGCCGCCGTGCTGACCCTGATCGGCGCCGTCCGGCAGTCCCAGCGCACCCGTGGACTCCTGGCGGAGCTGGCACAGGCCCACGACCAGCTGCGCGCGCACGCCGCCCGGGACCGGGAGCGCGCCATCGCCGACGAGCGCGCCCGGATGGCCCGGGAGATGCACGACAGCACCGGCCACCACCTGAGCGCCGTCCACCTGTGCCTGGCCAACGCCGAACGCGCGGTCGCGGCCCTGCCCGAGGACCTGCCGCGCGACCTCCTCGACGACCTCCGCGAGGACATCGGTCAGGCACGCAGGCTCACCAAGGAGACCCTGGCCGACACCCGCCGCTGGGTGCGGGCTCTCAAACCCATCGCGTTGGCCGAGCGTTCCGGTCCGGCCGCGCTGCGCTCGCTCACGGACTCCTTCGGCGAGCTGGGGGTGGCCACCTCCTTCACCAGCAGCGGCGAGTGGCCCGAGGACCTGGACGGCGAGGCCGAGCTGGTCGCGTTCCGGTGCGTGCAGGAGGCGCTGACCAACGCGCTGCGGCATTCCGGGGCGAGCCGGATCGAGGTGGCCGTGCACGCCGGGGCGGAGCGGCTGGACCTGATCGTCGCCGACGACGGGCGGGGCCCGGGCGAGGGGGCGCCGGGCTTCGGGCTGACCGCGCTGCGCGAACGCCTGGCCGGGCTGAACGGGGCTCTGGAGACCGGGGCCCGCCCGGGGGGCGGGTTCGAGCTCCGGGCCCGGCTCCCGATCATGACCAACGATCAAGCACGGGAACTGGAGGCGGTGTGA
- a CDS encoding response regulator, whose translation MSQPNHGAEPVRVILVDDHRIVRRGMARLLAAEGDIEVVGEAEDGVAALELLGSPDLTEPPHVALVDVHMPRMDGTELLGHLAERHPGVAAVVLTSFDEDEHLFACLRAGAKGYLLKDAEPEEVAESVRRAARGESVLLGHAAERMIANLAGAASSGPTPEPAPAPPPSDSHGLTDREWDVVRLIGTGASNREVARTLFLSEGTVRNHVTNALRKLDLRDRTALALWFTSWESGQQR comes from the coding sequence ATGTCACAGCCGAACCACGGGGCCGAGCCGGTCCGGGTGATCCTGGTGGACGACCACCGGATCGTCCGGCGCGGGATGGCCCGGCTGCTGGCCGCCGAAGGGGACATCGAGGTGGTGGGCGAGGCCGAGGACGGGGTGGCCGCCCTCGAACTCCTCGGCTCCCCCGACCTCACCGAACCGCCGCACGTGGCCCTGGTGGACGTGCACATGCCGCGGATGGACGGCACCGAGCTGCTCGGGCACCTGGCGGAGCGCCACCCCGGCGTGGCGGCGGTGGTGCTGACCAGCTTCGACGAGGACGAGCACCTGTTCGCCTGCCTGCGCGCGGGAGCGAAGGGCTACCTGCTCAAGGACGCCGAACCCGAGGAGGTCGCCGAGTCCGTCCGCCGAGCGGCCCGCGGGGAGAGCGTCCTGCTCGGACACGCGGCGGAACGGATGATCGCCAACCTCGCGGGTGCTGCCAGCAGCGGACCGACCCCAGAACCGGCGCCCGCGCCACCCCCGTCGGACTCCCACGGCCTCACCGACCGGGAATGGGACGTGGTGCGCCTGATCGGGACCGGGGCCAGCAACCGCGAGGTCGCCCGCACCCTGTTCCTGTCCGAGGGGACCGTCCGCAACCACGTCACCAACGCCCTGCGCAAGCTCGACCTGCGCGACCGCACCGCTCTGGCCCTCTGGTTCACCTCGTGGGAGAGCGGCCAGCAGCGGTAG
- a CDS encoding serine hydrolase domain-containing protein — protein sequence MTSPDAQHLPPNRDQPDSGQPDSGRLAIERSGKRPRAAAAPRGALLSALGVGAVVTLAAVLLFPLLPHRAPVAAVEFEGDEALVTDVSAALDSTNVQGLAVARFDNHAPDQVEWVTAGTADGTAPITTDTPFETGSVFKVFTAMTLADMAADGQTSLDRTLGEIFPDTEFADPAFAEATLEDLATHHAGFVTQLEEGPLGALRRNAWGDSYRQAVPPLEFAATTQAAAPGSFMYSNAGYALLGEALAEESGIPYPELVRERVLDPLGLDATVISDAGVPEGGAGPYTEPGSRVQDWRNTDYAAAGVATWGTPEDLVRFMAALAEGEAPGMAALEPVHETVELAIANSEPEGLGTALGWRLLDVPDVGQVTWHSGGSFGTRTMVATDGEQSVVVMANSFGVEAPALAFQLLGDDPQRIPGSPVPVKPLVTYFTALVPAALLLALVLRHRTLVTQRPLDRLRIVSLTLGALAWNLLGLRHGDWVGTPAFVWALGLGLIAAAVTVGAWYWRRVPVEAGRFRWLHVTVFVLSLLFSLSLGSLMGWGIAVAWS from the coding sequence ATGACCTCCCCTGACGCGCAGCACCTTCCGCCGAATCGAGACCAGCCCGACTCCGGCCAGCCCGACTCCGGCCGGCTCGCCATCGAGCGATCCGGGAAGCGGCCCCGGGCCGCAGCCGCGCCCCGCGGGGCACTCCTGTCGGCACTCGGTGTCGGCGCGGTGGTCACCCTGGCGGCCGTCCTGCTGTTTCCGCTGCTTCCGCACCGCGCGCCGGTCGCGGCAGTGGAGTTCGAGGGTGATGAAGCCCTGGTCACGGATGTGTCGGCCGCGCTGGACTCCACCAACGTCCAGGGGCTGGCCGTCGCCCGTTTCGACAACCATGCCCCCGACCAGGTCGAGTGGGTGACCGCCGGAACCGCCGACGGCACGGCGCCGATCACCACCGACACCCCGTTCGAGACCGGCTCGGTGTTCAAGGTCTTCACCGCGATGACCCTCGCCGACATGGCGGCCGACGGGCAGACCTCCCTGGACCGCACCCTCGGCGAGATCTTCCCCGACACGGAGTTCGCCGATCCGGCCTTCGCCGAGGCAACGCTGGAGGACCTGGCCACCCACCACGCAGGGTTCGTCACGCAGTTGGAGGAGGGCCCGCTCGGGGCGCTGCGCAGGAACGCGTGGGGTGACTCCTACCGCCAGGCGGTGCCGCCGCTGGAGTTCGCCGCCACCACGCAGGCAGCTGCCCCCGGTAGCTTCATGTACAGCAACGCCGGGTACGCGCTCCTGGGTGAGGCCCTGGCCGAGGAGTCCGGTATCCCCTACCCGGAGCTGGTGCGCGAACGGGTCCTGGACCCGCTGGGTCTGGACGCGACCGTGATCAGCGACGCCGGGGTGCCCGAGGGCGGGGCCGGTCCGTACACCGAGCCCGGGTCGCGGGTCCAGGACTGGCGCAACACCGACTACGCGGCCGCCGGGGTCGCGACCTGGGGCACCCCCGAGGACCTGGTCCGCTTCATGGCCGCGCTGGCCGAGGGCGAAGCGCCCGGAATGGCTGCTCTGGAGCCCGTCCACGAGACGGTTGAGCTCGCGATTGCGAATTCGGAGCCGGAAGGGCTCGGCACAGCGCTCGGCTGGCGTCTGCTCGACGTGCCGGACGTCGGTCAGGTGACCTGGCACAGCGGTGGTTCCTTCGGCACCCGCACCATGGTCGCCACGGACGGGGAACAGTCGGTGGTGGTCATGGCCAACAGCTTCGGCGTCGAGGCCCCGGCTCTCGCCTTCCAGCTGCTCGGCGACGACCCCCAGCGGATCCCCGGCAGCCCGGTACCGGTGAAGCCGCTCGTCACCTACTTCACGGCGCTGGTCCCCGCCGCTCTCCTGCTCGCCCTGGTGCTGCGCCACCGAACCCTGGTCACGCAGCGGCCGCTGGACCGGCTGCGGATCGTCTCGCTCACGCTCGGCGCCCTGGCCTGGAACCTGTTGGGGCTGCGGCACGGGGACTGGGTGGGCACCCCCGCGTTCGTCTGGGCCCTGGGCCTCGGCCTGATCGCCGCCGCGGTCACCGTCGGCGCCTGGTACTGGCGCCGGGTTCCGGTGGAGGCGGGCCGCTTCCGCTGGCTGCACGTGACGGTGTTCGTCCTGTCGTTGCTCTTCTCCCTCAGCCTGGGGTCGCTGATGGGGTGGGGGATCGCGGTCGCCTGGTCCTGA
- a CDS encoding GNAT family N-acetyltransferase — MAAVTNLEIRPYRPSDEDQWLRCRVLSFLYTPYYDDVKITKTEFERPGVELVAVSDGTVVGVLDAELFGEDATIDTIAVHPDHQGRGIGTALLEALLVPLREAGVRTLDAYTRDQPEVLSWYRAMGFTEQDHYVHVHADGAEAADAAAPLVGFHVGKAFLHADLSDEAKLREKFGRVYVCRRFVRPVNL, encoded by the coding sequence ATGGCCGCCGTGACCAACTTGGAGATCCGCCCCTACCGCCCCTCCGACGAGGACCAGTGGCTGCGCTGCCGGGTCCTGTCCTTCCTGTACACGCCCTACTACGACGACGTGAAGATCACCAAGACGGAGTTCGAGAGGCCCGGGGTGGAGCTGGTGGCCGTCTCCGACGGCACGGTGGTCGGGGTCCTCGACGCGGAACTGTTCGGGGAGGACGCCACGATCGACACCATCGCGGTCCACCCGGATCACCAGGGACGCGGTATCGGAACCGCCCTGTTGGAGGCTCTCCTGGTGCCGCTGCGGGAAGCCGGGGTCCGCACCTTGGACGCCTACACCCGCGACCAGCCCGAGGTCCTGAGCTGGTACCGGGCGATGGGCTTCACCGAGCAGGACCACTACGTGCATGTCCACGCCGACGGTGCGGAGGCAGCCGATGCAGCGGCGCCGCTGGTCGGCTTCCACGTGGGCAAGGCCTTCCTGCACGCGGACCTGTCCGACGAGGCGAAGCTCCGCGAGAAGTTCGGGCGGGTGTACGTGTGCCGAAGGTTCGTCCGCCCGGTGAACCTCTGA